The following proteins are co-located in the Methylomonas sp. 11b genome:
- a CDS encoding MG2 domain-containing protein produces MLLRVLKANNLESFLDGQFNVSRSYEQPVSELNPGHYFAKGLNNAQSPLKLLRGMLDVEFRKSLKETNFSGSVLTVTEKPLVSVPQQVLVAPPKGFTVVKESYLDLLRNGQQTHDLGWWFNEDTWSEHRYKVRQVALDPLPDGIYLLQAVQGKNEAQCLIQVSSLAVQVKQSSEQLLVRAMNRDLQPVAGAKVSYRDGRGRWQTLPASTNAAGELSFNNLDGVLDGKLLVRVDAPPAKPNEAARTALTATDFLPTQAKDDAVFVMTDRPIFKPGETFYYKGIVRNLQDGQLRIPAFQSKQTDVSLIRADGNATGLQGQTQLSDFGSFSGSFDLDPSQTPGLYRLLAEIDHKAYGGEFRVRDYIKPTFYLEWLDRSPVVQAGQPFKLKFRAKRYSGGVPQNVKFEVFLYRKKFEAPQFVTEAGAGLAAGNDYFGQVKSAAPLTQPQRLYSSIEERQAVDASNPWETAAKLDESGDGSFEFTVPATDQEKSDQEWIYSLMVRAQDAAGGNAILTDSIYATLSEAQPAVRFNKTVAAVGDQDLQLLLQSSYADGKPAAKAGGVVDVMLEQPGSGKHSLVKLDFATDERGQQKLTIPALKEFGRLTAVARLESLDGRNLNHPASSQPGTLIVAGSGGEAVADNQELELYTPTTILSPGEQAKVFALLPKAWGNNESGAIWETVAGARLFDSRSAPAQGRSRWFEVTAKPEYGTGFYHTVTVPVAGGKYKEQTLGFRIVPWEKRLQIAIEPEKAETEPLKPTQIKLQVKRADGSPAANTEIAVSIVDRAVYAVQAEFRPGIFDFFYPLQRSNLATFYSDDLQGYGYADLLRKPNFSLSALKSQSKLAKKAMRDTAGWFPHVITDAKGNATIDVDMPANVTEWLVTAVASDKDGRIGETTGQFRSVTDVAVDMVGPQFLRQGDEVDVAVKLTNHLAQPVKLTGSISLPDALPVQSGETAPQAELAAKAEQLWPLRLSANDRQGAPALKVALTAPAGVRVGGAEEFEIPLKAAALPQVYSSVQQDNLLRIDLPEQAQPRQVTVRVNSGLLGAALQAASTLVQYPYGCTEQLAHSTVPNLVLMDLIERAGLKSEQLGPLENTLQRAMQNAALGVRKLIQNQKADGGFALWPSDSEPTVPVTLIALQALKYANDLQVEGVNNAYFKGMDWLNNHAEGNATADGFVLSGFATVGYAYNAPWQQQADFVEKLLADAHAGAGDLIAALRIVKAYENQNWHSFNQQFKDRPQLKTDLLKRLQLALDALDPANYQQQRGELYNSLGFGFGLPSLISAGLGTLNDAQALPPALEAKLKRLLLQSQQNGYWQSTYDTAQVIFNSRELLSKEAAAAAKQNSRSISVSSKDGFALGTLQRIPGGYLGNFNRFGDSPDLSELHLAELNADEIASATVAVEVPYQAVAARAAGLEVQRNFRRITAKGSELIDMSQALKSGDVVVSEVRVKRSADAGRPAPGSEYVVIEDGIPSSAEGQENDETYLADAKIQPKDDSYWANIKETQRYPDRIVRVAKLQVGGELTLYQVWRVARAGSAAIPPASGFDMYNEAVQGNSLAGRVNVR; encoded by the coding sequence ATGCTACTCCGAGTGCTAAAAGCCAATAACCTGGAAAGCTTTCTGGATGGCCAGTTCAACGTCAGTCGCAGTTACGAGCAGCCGGTCAGCGAGCTGAACCCCGGCCATTATTTCGCCAAGGGTCTCAACAATGCGCAATCGCCGTTGAAGCTGTTGCGCGGCATGCTGGATGTCGAGTTTCGCAAGTCTTTGAAAGAAACCAATTTCAGCGGCTCGGTGCTCACCGTCACAGAAAAGCCGCTGGTGTCGGTGCCGCAGCAGGTTTTAGTCGCGCCGCCGAAAGGGTTTACGGTGGTGAAAGAAAGTTACCTGGATTTGCTGCGCAACGGTCAGCAAACTCATGATTTGGGCTGGTGGTTTAACGAAGATACCTGGAGCGAGCATCGCTATAAAGTCCGTCAAGTGGCGCTCGACCCATTGCCGGACGGCATTTATTTGCTGCAAGCGGTGCAAGGCAAAAACGAAGCGCAGTGTCTGATTCAGGTCAGCAGCCTGGCGGTGCAGGTCAAACAGTCTAGCGAGCAATTGCTAGTGCGGGCGATGAACCGCGATTTACAGCCGGTGGCCGGTGCCAAAGTCAGTTACCGCGATGGGCGTGGCCGCTGGCAAACCTTGCCGGCCAGCACCAACGCCGCCGGCGAATTGAGTTTTAACAACCTGGATGGCGTGTTGGATGGCAAATTGCTGGTGCGGGTCGATGCGCCGCCTGCTAAGCCTAACGAAGCGGCGCGCACCGCCCTGACTGCCACCGACTTCTTGCCGACGCAAGCCAAGGACGACGCGGTATTCGTGATGACTGACAGGCCAATCTTCAAGCCCGGCGAAACCTTTTATTACAAAGGCATCGTGCGCAATTTACAGGACGGCCAGTTGCGGATTCCGGCGTTTCAATCCAAACAAACCGATGTGTCTCTGATTCGTGCCGACGGCAACGCCACCGGTTTGCAAGGCCAAACTCAGCTCAGCGATTTCGGTTCGTTTTCCGGTAGTTTCGATCTCGATCCCAGCCAGACGCCGGGCTTGTATCGCTTACTGGCCGAGATAGACCACAAAGCCTACGGTGGCGAGTTTCGGGTGCGCGATTACATTAAACCCACGTTTTACCTGGAATGGCTGGATCGCAGCCCGGTGGTACAGGCCGGCCAGCCGTTTAAACTAAAATTCCGCGCCAAACGCTACAGCGGCGGTGTGCCGCAGAACGTCAAATTTGAAGTGTTTCTGTACCGGAAAAAGTTCGAAGCGCCGCAATTTGTCACCGAAGCCGGCGCGGGTTTAGCCGCCGGCAACGACTATTTCGGCCAGGTCAAATCCGCCGCGCCATTGACCCAACCGCAACGGTTGTATAGCTCTATCGAAGAACGCCAAGCTGTCGATGCCAGCAACCCTTGGGAAACCGCCGCCAAGCTGGATGAAAGCGGCGACGGCAGTTTCGAGTTTACCGTACCGGCAACCGACCAGGAAAAGTCGGATCAGGAATGGATTTATTCTTTAATGGTGCGCGCTCAGGACGCGGCCGGCGGCAATGCGATTTTGACCGACAGCATTTATGCCACCTTGTCCGAAGCGCAGCCGGCCGTGCGTTTTAATAAAACCGTCGCGGCGGTTGGGGATCAGGATTTGCAATTGCTGTTGCAATCCAGCTATGCCGACGGCAAGCCGGCCGCCAAAGCCGGCGGCGTGGTCGATGTGATGCTGGAACAGCCGGGTAGCGGCAAGCATAGCCTGGTGAAACTGGATTTCGCGACCGACGAGCGCGGTCAGCAAAAACTGACCATTCCGGCCTTGAAAGAATTTGGCCGGCTCACTGCCGTCGCCCGCTTGGAAAGCCTGGATGGCCGCAATTTAAACCATCCGGCCAGTTCTCAACCCGGCACCTTGATCGTCGCCGGCAGCGGTGGCGAAGCGGTGGCTGATAATCAGGAACTGGAACTGTACACGCCCACCACCATCCTCAGCCCCGGCGAGCAAGCCAAGGTGTTTGCCTTGTTGCCCAAGGCCTGGGGCAATAATGAGAGCGGCGCGATTTGGGAAACCGTGGCCGGCGCGCGCTTGTTCGACAGCCGCAGCGCGCCAGCCCAAGGCCGCAGCCGCTGGTTTGAAGTAACCGCCAAACCCGAATACGGCACTGGCTTTTACCACACCGTGACCGTGCCGGTGGCCGGCGGCAAGTATAAGGAGCAGACGCTGGGTTTTAGAATCGTGCCGTGGGAAAAGCGATTGCAGATTGCTATCGAGCCGGAAAAAGCCGAAACCGAACCGCTGAAACCCACCCAAATCAAGTTGCAAGTCAAACGCGCCGACGGTAGCCCGGCGGCGAATACCGAAATCGCGGTATCCATCGTCGACCGCGCCGTGTACGCGGTGCAAGCCGAATTCCGCCCCGGCATTTTCGATTTTTTCTATCCGCTGCAACGCAGCAATTTAGCGACCTTCTATTCCGACGATCTGCAAGGCTACGGTTACGCCGACTTGCTGCGTAAACCCAATTTCTCGCTCAGCGCCTTGAAGAGCCAAAGCAAATTGGCGAAAAAAGCCATGCGCGATACCGCCGGATGGTTTCCGCACGTGATCACCGACGCGAAAGGCAATGCCACCATTGATGTGGACATGCCGGCTAATGTCACCGAATGGCTGGTCACGGCGGTCGCCAGCGACAAGGACGGCCGCATAGGCGAAACCACCGGCCAATTCCGCAGCGTCACCGACGTGGCGGTGGATATGGTCGGCCCGCAATTTTTACGGCAGGGCGACGAGGTGGACGTGGCGGTGAAACTGACCAATCACTTGGCCCAGCCAGTGAAATTGACCGGTAGCATCAGCTTGCCGGACGCCTTGCCTGTGCAAAGCGGCGAGACCGCACCCCAAGCCGAACTGGCGGCTAAAGCCGAGCAATTGTGGCCGTTACGCTTAAGCGCCAACGACCGGCAAGGTGCGCCGGCACTGAAGGTGGCTTTGACTGCGCCGGCTGGTGTGCGTGTCGGCGGTGCCGAGGAATTCGAGATCCCGTTAAAAGCCGCCGCGCTGCCGCAGGTTTATAGCAGCGTTCAGCAGGACAATCTGCTGCGCATCGACTTGCCTGAGCAAGCTCAGCCGCGACAGGTGACGGTACGGGTCAATTCCGGCCTGCTGGGGGCCGCATTGCAAGCAGCGTCCACGCTGGTGCAATACCCTTACGGTTGCACCGAGCAGTTGGCGCACAGCACCGTGCCGAATCTGGTGTTAATGGACTTGATCGAGCGCGCCGGTCTGAAATCCGAGCAATTGGGGCCGCTGGAAAACACCTTGCAACGCGCCATGCAGAACGCGGCCTTGGGTGTGCGTAAACTGATTCAAAATCAAAAAGCCGATGGCGGTTTTGCTTTGTGGCCCAGCGATAGCGAACCCACCGTGCCGGTGACCTTGATTGCCCTGCAAGCCCTGAAATACGCCAACGACTTGCAAGTAGAAGGCGTGAATAACGCCTATTTCAAAGGCATGGATTGGCTGAACAATCACGCCGAGGGCAACGCGACGGCGGATGGTTTTGTGTTGAGCGGTTTTGCGACAGTTGGTTATGCTTACAACGCGCCTTGGCAACAGCAGGCCGATTTTGTCGAAAAACTGCTTGCCGATGCCCATGCCGGTGCGGGTGATTTGATAGCCGCGTTGCGTATCGTCAAAGCTTACGAGAATCAAAACTGGCATAGCTTTAATCAGCAGTTCAAAGACCGGCCGCAGCTGAAAACCGATTTGCTTAAGCGCTTGCAACTGGCGCTGGACGCGCTTGATCCAGCGAACTATCAGCAGCAACGCGGCGAGTTGTATAACAGCTTGGGTTTTGGATTTGGCCTACCCAGCTTGATTTCTGCCGGTTTGGGCACGTTGAACGATGCCCAGGCCTTACCGCCGGCCTTGGAAGCCAAACTGAAGCGTTTGCTATTGCAATCCCAGCAAAACGGCTATTGGCAATCGACTTACGATACCGCGCAGGTGATCTTCAACAGCCGCGAATTGTTATCTAAGGAAGCGGCGGCAGCGGCCAAGCAAAACTCCCGCAGTATTTCGGTCAGCAGCAAAGACGGCTTTGCGCTGGGCACATTGCAACGCATACCCGGCGGCTATCTGGGCAACTTCAACCGCTTTGGCGACAGTCCCGACCTGAGTGAGCTTCATCTCGCTGAGTTGAATGCCGACGAAATTGCCAGCGCCACAGTCGCTGTTGAAGTGCCGTATCAAGCCGTCGCCGCTCGTGCCGCCGGTCTGGAGGTGCAACGCAACTTCCGCCGCATCACCGCCAAGGGCAGCGAGTTGATCGACATGAGCCAGGCCTTGAAATCCGGCGATGTGGTGGTCAGCGAAGTGCGCGTCAAACGTAGCGCCGATGCCGGTCGGCCAGCGCCTGGTAGCGAGTATGTGGTCATCGAAGACGGTATTCCCAGCTCGGCGGAAGGCCAGGAAAACGATGAAACCTATCTGGCCGACGCCAAAATCCAACCCAAAGACGACAGCTACTGGGCCAACATCAAGGAAACTCAACGCTACCCGGACCGCATTGTCCGCGTCGCCAAGCTCCAAGTCGGTGGCGAATTGACCTTGTATCAAGTCTGGCGCGTCGCCAGAGCCGGCAGCGCCGCGATTCCGCCGGCCAGCGGCTTTGATATGTATAACGAAGCGGTGCAGGGGAATAGTTTGGCGGGGCGGGTGAATGTTAGGTAG
- a CDS encoding DUF1175 family protein, giving the protein MRIPHLFDIRWLGGVTAFLLVLSAQSPAAPSDDPDILARRGRQHPVTTEPATAPTLTLSKPAGGWTGGLQIAVAGTCSDPTADPIVVNINGVRYYVRNVNGSFARAFPAAKGKNTVIAECANSAGVAKASTTVDAVISSIGLKVVLTSDSDGVYTDLHIYEPDNSHVYWADTNSNSGGIFFLNQSGDNFDQAGYGPYLYVHPAPPLGVFRIDTNYWPGGAVQHTLANLDIILDEGLPTESRRRVQKPLARPGETKTLAYVVIQGNRQPAKIYVPGQDAERDMPIEVKEYIKHEPKREGEAEDSAEELGYLDPPESGSNATPSPAGNELLVKAKIEPSPSGRGQGEGLQINDSPYLISLTPTLSQGERGLSQQPIEGGGVAHVNRQTYLPAQDAEALRKVVTDIALLQARKLSPLWEPKQRDCAGLVRFAYRTALEPRDAARTAKLGVPAKLMLPPLSEQARKAVPAYPQIWQTGLNNGKARYGHFADAETLIGYNFRLKSRDLATAKSGDLLVYQKPLINDEPYHLMMFAAGHPENLAVYHNGAQGADAQVRVVSVAELLQSPDPVWIPRAENPYFLGVYEWNRLAPQNA; this is encoded by the coding sequence ATGCGGATACCTCACTTGTTCGATATTCGCTGGCTAGGCGGGGTTACAGCCTTTCTGCTGGTTTTATCGGCTCAAAGCCCCGCCGCTCCTAGCGACGATCCAGATATTCTGGCCAGGCGTGGCAGACAGCATCCAGTAACAACCGAACCTGCCACAGCCCCCACGCTGACGCTGAGCAAACCAGCCGGCGGTTGGACCGGCGGTTTGCAAATCGCCGTGGCCGGCACCTGTTCCGACCCGACTGCCGATCCGATTGTGGTTAACATCAACGGCGTGCGCTATTACGTGCGCAATGTCAACGGCAGCTTTGCGCGCGCGTTTCCCGCCGCCAAAGGCAAAAACACCGTGATTGCCGAATGTGCCAACAGCGCCGGTGTTGCTAAAGCGTCGACTACGGTCGATGCGGTGATTTCATCGATAGGTTTAAAAGTAGTACTCACCAGCGATAGCGACGGCGTTTATACCGATTTACACATTTACGAGCCGGATAACAGCCACGTCTATTGGGCCGACACCAATTCCAACAGCGGCGGTATCTTCTTTTTAAATCAAAGCGGCGACAATTTCGACCAGGCGGGCTACGGGCCGTATTTATATGTGCATCCGGCCCCGCCGCTCGGTGTGTTCCGCATCGACACCAATTACTGGCCGGGCGGCGCAGTGCAACATACCTTGGCTAATCTGGATATTATTCTGGATGAAGGTTTACCCACGGAAAGCCGGCGCCGAGTGCAAAAACCCTTGGCTCGGCCCGGCGAAACCAAAACCCTGGCTTATGTAGTGATCCAAGGCAATCGCCAGCCGGCGAAAATCTATGTGCCGGGGCAGGATGCCGAACGGGATATGCCAATAGAAGTAAAGGAATACATCAAACACGAACCCAAGCGGGAAGGTGAAGCCGAGGACAGCGCTGAAGAGTTGGGCTATCTGGACCCGCCTGAATCGGGAAGCAACGCAACTCCATCTCCCGCTGGAAACGAGCTTCTCGTAAAAGCCAAAATAGAACCCTCTCCCTCCGGGAGAGGGCAGGGTGAGGGTTTGCAAATAAATGATTCACCTTATTTGATTTCCCTCACCCCAACCCTCTCCCAAGGGGAGAGGGGGCTGTCACAGCAGCCTATAGAGGGCGGTGGTGTGGCGCATGTAAACAGGCAAACTTACTTGCCGGCACAAGATGCCGAAGCTCTGCGCAAAGTCGTCACCGACATAGCCTTGCTGCAAGCCCGTAAACTCAGCCCGCTCTGGGAACCGAAGCAACGCGACTGCGCAGGCTTGGTGCGTTTTGCCTACCGCACCGCTTTAGAGCCACGCGATGCCGCGCGCACCGCCAAACTCGGCGTACCGGCCAAACTGATGTTGCCGCCCTTGTCCGAACAGGCTCGCAAAGCCGTCCCCGCCTACCCGCAAATCTGGCAAACCGGCTTGAACAACGGTAAAGCGCGCTACGGCCATTTCGCCGACGCGGAAACCCTGATCGGCTACAACTTTCGCTTAAAATCCCGCGACCTGGCAACGGCAAAAAGCGGTGATTTACTGGTGTACCAAAAGCCCCTAATCAACGACGAGCCATATCATCTGATGATGTTCGCCGCCGGCCATCCGGAAAATCTAGCGGTGTACCACAACGGAGCACAGGGTGCCGACGCCCAAGTGCGGGTGGTCAGCGTCGCCGAATTATTGCAATCGCCCGATCCGGTGTGGATCCCCCGCGCTGAAAACCCCTATTTCCTTGGAGTGTACGAATGGAACCGCTTAGCCCCGCAAAACGCCTGA
- a CDS encoding VPLPA-CTERM sorting domain-containing protein, which translates to MKSFVLSKSFVAAGVLLLSSTQVFASPISLDFTRVTNNSSQNVASQLSVEVYNSADALTFLNQSIGATDVLFTFKNAVGIASNIAEIYFDDSNFLLSQYAPFLQLGGTTDFGTTLNPSNLPGGNTIGFVATSGFGADVNPGNPNKGINASNDLLGIRIALQTGVSFLDLAHGLQDEALRIGLHVRSIGTDGDSDSFVSDGDTAGGGGLGSPVPLPAAAWMFLTGLVGFLGLQRRRTAV; encoded by the coding sequence ATGAAATCGTTCGTTTTAAGCAAATCGTTTGTAGCAGCTGGAGTGTTGCTGTTATCCAGCACCCAAGTTTTTGCGTCGCCCATAAGCTTGGATTTTACCCGTGTTACTAATAACAGCAGTCAAAACGTGGCTAGCCAATTGAGTGTTGAGGTATACAATTCAGCCGATGCTCTAACATTTTTAAACCAAAGTATTGGTGCCACTGACGTGTTATTCACGTTTAAAAATGCTGTTGGCATTGCTTCCAATATCGCCGAGATCTATTTTGACGATAGCAACTTTCTGCTGTCTCAATACGCCCCATTTCTGCAGCTTGGAGGCACTACCGATTTCGGTACTACCCTGAACCCAAGTAATTTGCCAGGTGGCAACACAATCGGTTTTGTTGCAACTTCTGGTTTTGGTGCCGATGTTAATCCAGGCAATCCCAATAAAGGGATCAACGCCAGTAACGATTTGCTGGGTATTCGTATAGCCTTACAGACTGGTGTTAGCTTTTTGGACCTTGCGCATGGCCTGCAAGACGAAGCTTTACGCATCGGCTTACATGTCAGATCAATTGGTACGGACGGAGACAGTGATTCATTTGTTAGCGATGGTGACACAGCCGGCGGCGGCGGTTTAGGTTCTCCGGTGCCTCTGCCAGCAGCGGCCTGGATGTTCTTGACTGGCTTGGTCGGCTTTTTGGGTCTGCAACGACGTCGGACTGCCGTTTAA
- a CDS encoding zeta toxin family protein, whose amino-acid sequence MQNPCRHIPGYRPLKRLRTALAIAQGAGLLSTLLQELEITVSHDQTKRVTYMTGLYSRIHREMFSDWKEQPTVTHRPGTMPDAGKRKQFREAIERLVLDGDSNADSAIFDNNGFVIHSEDIAERLASFYHSLRVIRPFGYGNRMTLDFFISTLGNLPAFKAVYEQGIDFRRLTAEDALVLHDHNSQHRALSRAFAHALDPRRIKSLHNQANRYGKWPENKRFLLGIPFLSHITSDGVECLITVTGGLVPLSSITAEQLIAGQHFADNPLSVSEHVIGYLPGTEDLRAPGKNEIDAIPIREDGVAPLFCLDVNMLTGLRSPSQAELIDLLKQCAGEQANLFLLGDNEALKQRMLVAARNETRLRRTVEIAYERLGKITRILLAARDAIFAGKTPVDQPQFLMSMGGAGVGKTAVEEIATALCGDNFVIASLDEFRKLSDLYRLLTAANHHSDDYVYVEPFANRLRDLVAQHARELRINILYDGTGIPYSPRYSTAIKHFQAAGFRTQIAAVDAFLVKPAGREQELSRSGVIGSVKSRFEATGRALPWVVTIDKHIRSPQEFLNALEDTAVAKISLFANDGERDRHYLVAESFLCSDTELEQLQQQQLAGNLVEHLVKLIRLHPDSVLKSLAGDCETKLTALITRNPDLSEDNVGYLIYKGSEGNRVLLVYHLRRLIDFVEKRQLNPNASGEEGLLHKPVALAFHVDPNAKDAWITRLQGTLE is encoded by the coding sequence ATGCAAAACCCCTGCCGGCACATTCCCGGTTACCGACCGCTAAAACGCCTGCGTACCGCGTTAGCTATTGCTCAAGGTGCCGGATTATTGTCGACCTTGTTGCAAGAGCTGGAAATCACCGTCTCGCACGATCAGACCAAACGGGTTACATATATGACCGGCTTGTACTCGCGCATTCATCGCGAGATGTTCAGCGATTGGAAAGAACAGCCTACTGTCACCCACCGACCCGGTACCATGCCGGATGCCGGCAAGCGCAAACAGTTCCGCGAGGCGATCGAGCGCTTGGTGTTGGATGGCGACAGCAATGCCGATAGTGCGATTTTCGATAACAACGGCTTTGTCATCCACAGCGAGGACATCGCCGAGCGACTGGCCAGCTTTTATCATTCCCTACGGGTGATTCGGCCTTTTGGCTACGGCAATCGCATGACGCTGGATTTTTTCATTTCCACACTCGGTAATTTGCCGGCCTTCAAGGCCGTATATGAGCAAGGCATTGATTTTCGCCGCCTAACCGCCGAAGATGCTTTGGTGCTGCACGATCACAATAGCCAACACCGGGCGCTGAGCCGCGCCTTTGCCCATGCGCTGGATCCCCGCCGGATTAAAAGCCTGCATAACCAAGCCAACCGCTATGGCAAATGGCCGGAGAACAAACGCTTTTTGCTGGGGATTCCGTTTCTATCGCATATCACCAGCGACGGAGTGGAATGCCTGATCACCGTGACTGGCGGCCTGGTGCCGCTGAGCAGTATTACCGCAGAACAATTGATTGCCGGCCAGCATTTTGCTGACAATCCCTTAAGTGTGTCCGAGCACGTGATCGGTTATCTGCCGGGCACCGAAGATTTGCGCGCCCCCGGCAAAAACGAGATCGACGCGATCCCCATCCGCGAGGACGGCGTTGCGCCCTTGTTTTGCTTGGACGTGAACATGCTCACCGGTTTGCGCTCCCCCAGCCAAGCCGAACTAATAGACTTATTGAAACAATGTGCCGGCGAGCAGGCCAATTTGTTTTTATTAGGGGACAACGAAGCCTTAAAACAAAGAATGCTGGTCGCCGCTCGCAACGAAACCCGTTTGCGCCGCACCGTGGAAATTGCCTACGAGCGTTTAGGTAAGATCACCCGGATTTTATTGGCGGCCCGCGACGCGATTTTCGCCGGCAAAACCCCGGTCGATCAACCGCAGTTTTTGATGAGTATGGGCGGTGCCGGTGTCGGCAAAACCGCAGTCGAGGAAATCGCCACCGCATTGTGTGGCGACAATTTCGTCATCGCTTCCTTGGACGAATTTAGAAAGCTCAGCGATTTGTACCGACTGCTGACTGCCGCCAATCACCACAGCGACGACTACGTTTATGTCGAGCCTTTTGCGAACCGACTGCGCGACTTGGTAGCGCAGCATGCCCGCGAGCTGCGGATCAATATTTTGTACGACGGCACCGGCATCCCCTACTCTCCGCGTTATTCCACCGCCATCAAGCACTTTCAGGCCGCCGGCTTTCGCACCCAAATTGCCGCCGTCGATGCTTTTCTAGTCAAGCCGGCGGGCCGTGAACAAGAGCTCTCGCGTTCGGGGGTCATCGGCAGCGTTAAGTCGCGGTTTGAAGCGACCGGTCGCGCCTTACCATGGGTAGTGACCATCGATAAGCATATCCGCTCCCCGCAAGAATTTCTCAATGCCTTGGAGGATACCGCGGTGGCGAAAATCTCGCTGTTCGCCAATGACGGCGAGCGCGATCGGCATTATTTGGTAGCAGAAAGCTTTTTATGCAGCGACACAGAGCTAGAGCAATTGCAACAGCAACAACTGGCCGGCAATTTGGTCGAGCACCTAGTGAAATTGATACGCTTGCATCCGGATTCGGTATTGAAAAGCCTGGCCGGCGATTGTGAAACCAAATTGACAGCGCTGATTACCCGAAACCCGGATTTGAGCGAAGACAATGTCGGCTACTTAATCTACAAAGGCAGCGAGGGCAATCGAGTACTACTGGTTTATCACCTAAGACGCTTGATCGACTTTGTAGAAAAACGCCAACTTAATCCCAACGCCTCCGGCGAAGAAGGTTTGTTGCACAAACCGGTGGCGCTGGCGTTTCATGTCGACCCGAATGCTAAAGATGCTTGGATTACCCGGCTGCAAGGGACTCTCGAATAA
- the glyQ gene encoding glycine--tRNA ligase subunit alpha, giving the protein MSNSKNDVSTFQGLILTLQEYWSNQGCVLLQPLDQEVGAGTFHPATFLRAIGPEPWNSAYVQPSRRPTDGRYGENPNRLQHYYQFQVIMKPSPDNIQELYLGSLRHLGLDLLEHDIRFVEDNWESPTLGAWGLGWEVWLNGMEVTQFTYFQQVGGLECRPVSGEITYGLERIAMYLQGVESVYDLVWTRGPQGVVTYGDVFHQNEVEMSEFNFDHANVDFLFQCFDTYERECLMLLEKNLPLPAYEMVLKASHSFNLLDARHAISVTERQRYILRVRNMAKSVAEAYYNRREALGFPILARQGA; this is encoded by the coding sequence GTGTCGAATAGCAAAAACGATGTCTCTACTTTTCAGGGCCTGATTCTGACCCTGCAGGAATACTGGTCGAATCAGGGTTGTGTGTTGTTGCAGCCTTTGGATCAGGAAGTCGGCGCCGGCACTTTCCACCCCGCCACTTTCTTGCGCGCCATCGGTCCGGAGCCATGGAACAGCGCTTACGTGCAACCTTCGCGCCGTCCGACCGATGGCCGTTACGGTGAAAACCCCAACCGCTTGCAGCATTATTACCAGTTTCAGGTGATCATGAAGCCGTCGCCGGATAATATTCAAGAGCTATATCTGGGCTCACTACGCCATTTGGGATTGGATTTACTGGAACACGACATTCGCTTCGTCGAGGACAACTGGGAGTCGCCAACGCTGGGCGCCTGGGGGCTGGGTTGGGAAGTGTGGCTTAACGGCATGGAAGTCACCCAATTTACCTACTTTCAACAAGTCGGCGGCCTGGAATGCCGGCCGGTGAGCGGCGAGATAACCTATGGCCTGGAGCGGATTGCGATGTATCTGCAAGGCGTGGAAAGTGTGTATGACTTGGTGTGGACGCGCGGCCCGCAAGGCGTGGTGACCTATGGCGACGTGTTCCATCAAAATGAAGTGGAAATGTCGGAGTTCAACTTCGATCACGCTAACGTTGATTTCCTGTTTCAGTGCTTCGACACTTACGAGCGCGAATGCCTGATGTTGCTGGAGAAAAATCTGCCGCTGCCGGCTTACGAAATGGTGTTAAAAGCTTCGCATTCCTTTAACCTGCTCGATGCCCGCCACGCCATTTCGGTCACCGAGCGTCAACGTTACATCTTACGGGTACGGAACATGGCAAAATCGGTCGCCGAAGCCTATTACAACCGCCGGGAAGCGCTAGGCTTTCCGATTCTCGCCAGACAGGGAGCGTAA